The Procambarus clarkii isolate CNS0578487 chromosome 56, FALCON_Pclarkii_2.0, whole genome shotgun sequence genome includes a region encoding these proteins:
- the LOC123770716 gene encoding TRIO and F-actin-binding protein, with product MVRERVGGAALLLVVVSGVSLVQLSCGLRHDLPGHQVLPLHPTLLSGVVSLTHEDQDGRVFLNSDGGQTLRDLSPGRLQHTRKSEDLSEGLSGDHVDTRPQAPWLGHRLVKQRRTEGGQQVESRHTESRRHDARLAEGRRVDARLVEGRRVDARLVEGRRVDARLDEGRRVDARLAEHRRLDSRLVKHRRGDARLVEGRRVDAKVVESRRVNVQLADSRGTNTRSDERQYFSHKARKERLDTRQDSTRLDTRTPEANYLHRKRSTEAMLPDTRRASDARLDTKRVSDARLDTRRVSDSSLDTRRVSDARLDTRRVSDSSLDTRRVSDARLDTRRVSGSSLDTRRVSDSSLDTRRVSDARLDTRRVSDSSLDTRRASDARIDTRRASGSSLDARRTSDARLDTRRASDARLDARRASDARLDTRRASDARLDARRVSDARLDTRRASNARLDTRRASNARLDTRRASDARLDTRKASDARLDTRRANDARLDARKVSDARLDTRRASDARLDTRRASDARLDARKASDARLDARKVSDARLDTRRASDARLDTRRASDARLDTRRASDARLDARKASDARLDTKRASDARLAARKVSDARLDTRRASDACLDTRRASDARLNARKASDARLDTRGASGSSLDTRRASDARLDARRSSDARLDTKRASDARLDARRSSDARLDTRRASDARFDTKRASDARLDARRSSDARLDTRRASDARLDARRSSDASLDTRRASDARLDARRSSDARLDTRRASDARLDARRSSDARLDARRSSDARLDARRASDARLDTRRASDARLDARRASDASLDTRRASDARLDARRASDARVDARRANDARVDTRRASDARLDTRRASDTRLDARRASDARLDARRTSDARLDARRASDARLDARRTSDARLDARMASDARLDARRSSDSRLDARMASDARLDARRSSDSRLDARRASDARLDTRKASDARFDARRTSDAHLDARRASDTRLDTRKASDARLDARRASDARLDARRTSDTRLDTRKASDARLDARRASDARLDARRASDARLDARRTSDARLDARRASDARLDTRRSSDSRLDARRASDARLDTRRASDARLDTRRSSDSRLDTRRASDARLDTRRSSDARLDARRSSDARLDARRASDARLDTRRTSDSRLDARRATEGVCLDTRKAAEENTLDSKTTPDTRPVTRRATDARRHETRTAADDRYITTSRATPAKHFSARNTEEIRSDRRRNSVAQSTQRKVPGVLSLGMKLSDESLEAVMIRSYQGHDSRRSVEDMSFKNSHGSWSPESAVFHLRQDETKQYKEEKSLGDVMLTGLWTGLASLALYHAHTSKVALC from the exons ATGGTAAGGGAGCGTGTGGGTGGGGCAGCCCTGCTACTGGTGGTCGTCAGCGGCGTCTCTTTGGTCCAGCTTTCTTGTGGCCTCAGACATGACCTTCCTGGCCACCAGGTCCTCCCTCTACACCCCACACT GCTGTCTGGCGTCGTCTCTCTAACCCACGAGGACCAAGATGGCCGAGTTTTCCTCAACTCTGATGGCGGCCAAACTCTTCGGGACTTGAGCCCTGGACGCCTCCAGCACACAAGGAAGTCGGAAGACCTGTCTGAAGGCCTTAGTGGGGACCATGTTGACACTCGTCCTCAAGCTCCATGGCTTGGTCATCGACTTGTTAAGCAACGACGAACTGAAGGTGGACAGCAAGTCGAGTCTCGTCATACTGAAAGTCGAAGACATGATGCCCGACTAGCTGAGGGTCGTAGAGTTGACGCCAGACTAGTTGAGGGTCGAAGAGTTGACGCCAGACTAGTTGAGGGTCGTAGAGTTGACGCCAGACTAGATGAAGGTCGACGAGTTGACGCCAGACTAGCTGAGCATCGACGACTTGATTCCAGACTTGTTAAACATCGTCGAGGAGACGCCCGACTAGTTGAAGGTCGTCGAGTTGACGCCAAAGTTGTCGAGAGTCGTCGAGTTAACGTCCAACTAGCAGACAGTCGGGGCACTAATACCCGATCAGATGAAAGACAATACTTTTCCCATAAAGCCAGGAAGGAACGACTAGATACCCGACAAGACAGTACACGCCTGGACACGAGGACTCCTGAAGCAAATTATCTTCACAGGAAGAGGTCCACTGAAGCTATGCTACCTGACACAAGGCGGGCCAGTGACGCTCGTCTTGACACAAAGAGGGTCAGTGACGCTCGTCTTGACACAAGGAGGGTCAGTGACTCCAGTCTTGACACAAGGAGGGTCAGTGACGCTCGTCTTGACACAAGGAGGGTCAGTGACTCCAGTCTTGACACAAGGAGGGTCAGTGACGCTCGTCTTGACACAAGGAGGGTCAGTGGCTCCAGTCTTGACACAAGGAGGGTCAGTGACTCCAGTCTTGACACAAGGAGGGTCAGTGACGCTCGTCTTGACACAAGGAGGGTCAGTGACTCCAGTCTTGATACAAGGAGGGCAAGTGACGCTCGTATTGACACAAGGAGGGCCAGTGGCTCCAGTCTTGACGCAAGGAGGACCAGTGATGCTCGTCTTGACACAAGGAGGGCCAGTGACGCTCGTCTTGACGCAAGGAGGGCCAGTGACGCTCGTCTTGACACAAGGAGGGCCAGTGACGCTCGTCTTGACGCAAGGAGGGTCAGTGACGCTCGTCTTGACACTAGGAGGGCCAGTAACGCTCGTCTTGACACAAGGAGGGCCAGTAACGCTCGTCTTGACACTAGGAGGGCCAGTGACGCTCGTCTTGACACAAGGAAAGCCAGTGACGCACGTCTTGACACAAGGAGGGCCAATGACGCTCGTCTTGACGCAAGGAAAGTCAGTGACGCTCGTCTTGACACAAGGAGGGCCAGTGACGCTCGTCTTGACACAAGGAGGGCCAGTGACGCTCGTCTTGACGCAAGGAAAGCCAGTGACGCACGTCTTGACGCAAGGAAAGTCAGTGACGCTCGTCTTGACACAAGGAGGGCCAGTGACGCTCGTCTTGACACAAGGAGGGCCAGTGACGCTCGTCTTGACACAAGGAGGGCCAGTGACGCTCGTCTTGACGCAAGGAAAGCCAGTGACGCACGTCTTGACACAAAAAGGGCCAGTGACGCTCGTCTTGCCGCAAGGAAAGTCAGTGACGCTCGTCTTGACACAAGGAGGGCCAGTGACGCTTGTCTTGACACAAGGAGGGCCAGTGACGCTCGTCTTAACGCAAGGAAAGCCAGTGACGCCCGTCTTGACACAAGGGGGGCCAGTGGCTCCAGCCTTGACACAAGGAGGGCCAGTGACGCTCGTCTTGACGCAAGGAGGAGCAGTGACGCTCGTCTTGACACAAAGAGGGCCAGTGACGCTCGTCTTGACGCAAGGAGGAGCAGTGACGCTCGTCTTGACACAAGGAGGGCCAGTGACGCTCGTTTTGACACAAAGAGGGCCAGTGACGCTCGTCTTGACGCAAGGAGGAGCAGTGACGCTCGTCTTGACACAAGGAGGGCCAGTGACGCTCGTCTTGATGCAAGAAGGAGCAGTGACGCTAGTCTTGACACAAGGAGGGCCAGTGACGCTCGTCTTGACGCAAGGAGGAGCAGTGACGCTCGTCTTGACACAAGGAGGGCCAGTGACGCTCGTCTTGATGCAAGAAGGAGCAGTGACGCTCGTCTTGACGCAAGGAGGAGCAGTGACGCTCGTCTTGACGCAAGGAGGGCCAGTGACGCTCGTCTTGACACAAGGAGGGCCAGTGACGCTCGTCTTGACGCGAGGAGGGCCAGTGACGCTAGTCTTGACACAAGGAGGGCCAGTGACGCTCGTCTTGACGCAAGGAGGGCCAGTGACGCTCGTGTTGACGCAAGGAGGGCCAATGACGCTCGTGTTGACACAAGGAGGGCCAGTGACGCACGTCTTGACACAAGGAGGGCCAGTGACACTCGTCTTGACGCAAGGAGGGCCAGTGACGCTCGTCTTGATGCAAGGAGGACCAGTGACGCTCGTCTTGACGCAAGGAGGGCCAGTGACGCTCGTCTTGATGCAAGGAGGACCAGTGACGCTCGTCTTGACGCAAGGATGGCCAGTGACGCTCGTCTTGATGCAAGGAGGAGCAGTGACTCTCGTCTTGACGCAAGGATGGCCAGTGACGCTCGTCTTGATGCAAGGAGGAGCAGTGACTCTCGTCTTGACGCAAGGAGGGCCAGTGACGCTCGTCTTGACACAAGGAAGGCCAGTGACGCTCGTTTTGATGCAAGGAGGACCAGTGACGCTCATCTTGACGCAAGGAGGGCCAGTGACACTCGTCTTGACACAAGGAAGGCCAGTGACGCTCGTCTTGACGCAAGGAGGGCCAGTGACGCTCGTCTTGATGCAAGGAGGACCAGTGACACTCGTCTTGACACAAGGAAGGCCAGTGACGCTCGTCTTGACGCAAGGAGGGCCAGTGACGCTCGTCTTGACGCAAGGAGGGCCAGTGACGCTCGTCTTGATGCAAGGAGGACCAGTGACGCTCGTCTTGACGCAAGGAGGGCCAGTGACGCTCGTCTTGACACAAGGAGAAGCAGTGACTCTCGTCTTGACGCAAGGAGGGCCAGTGACGCTCGTCTTGACACAAGGAGGGCCAGTGACGCTCGTCTTGACACAAGGAGGAGCAGTGACTCTCGTCTTGACACAAGGAGGGCCAGTGACGCTCGTCTTGACACAAGGAGGAGCAGTGACGCTCGTCTTGACGCAAGGAGAAGCAGTGACGCTCGTCTTGACGCAAGGAGGGCCAGTGACGCTCGTCTTGACACAAGGAGAACCAGTGACTCTCGTCTTGACGCAAGGAGGGCCACTGAAGGAGTATGTCTTGACACAAGGAAAGCTGCTGAAGAGAACACTCTTGATTCAAAGACCACCCCCGACACACGTCCTGTTACAAGGAGGGCCACTGACGCTAGGCGACATGAGACAAGGACAGCCGCTGATGACCGGTACATTACCACAAGCAGGGCCACTCCGGCTAAACATTTTAGCGCGAGGAATACTGAAGAAATACGCTCCGACAGGAGGAGGAACTCGGTGGCTCAGAGTACACAAAGGAAGGTCCCTGGAGTGTTGTCTCTTGGTATGAAGCTCTCAGATGAGTCGCTGGAGGCTGTAATGATCCGTTCCTATCAAGGACATGACTCTCGACGCTCTGTAGAAGACATGAGCTTTAAAAACTCGCAC GGTTCTTGGTCCCCGGAGTCTGCGGTCTTCCACCTCAGACAAGATGAGACAAAGCAATATAAAGAAGAGAA GAGTTTGGGAGATGTGATGCTGACAGGTCTGTGGACGGGTCTGGCATCTTTGGCTCTGTACCACGCCCACACCTCCAAGGTGGCACTGTGTTAA
- the LOC138349622 gene encoding TRIO and F-actin-binding protein-like: protein MVRERVGGAALLLVVVSGVSLVQLSCGLRHDLPGHQVLPLHPTLLSGVVSLTHEDQDGRVFLNSDGGQTLRDLSPGRLQHTRKSEDLSEGLSGDHVDTRPQAPWLGHRLVKQRRTEGRQQVESRHTESRRHDARLAEGRRVDARLVEHRRLDVRLVKHRRDDARLVEGRRVDAKVVESRRVNVQLADSRGTNARSDERQLFSHKARQERLDTRQDSTRLDTRTPEATYLHRKRSTETMLPDTRRASDARLDTRRVSDARLDTRRVSDARLDTRRVSDARLDTRKVSDARLDSRKASDARLDARRASDARLDARRASDARLDTRKASDARLDTRKASDARLDARRASDARLDTRRASDARLDTRKVSDARLDSRKASDARLDARRASDARLDTRRASDARLDTRKASDARLDTRRASDARLDAKRASDARLDTRRVSDARLDTRRASDARLDARRASDARLDTRRVSDARLDSRRASDARLDIRRASDARLDTGRASDARLDSRRASDARLDTRRSSDARLDTRRASDARLDARRASDARLDTRRSSDARLDSRRASDARLDTRRASDARLDAKRASDARLDTRRVSDARLDARRASDARLDTRRASDARLDAKRASDARLDSRRVIDARLDARRASDARLDTRRTSDARLDARKTSDARLDARKASDARLDTRRTSDARLDARKASDARLDTRRASDARLDAKRASDARLDTRRASDARLDTRRASDSSLDTRRASDARLDTRRVSDARLDARRVSDARLDARRASDARLDTRRASDARLDTRRVSDARLDARRVSDARLDARRDSDARLDARRVSDARLDARRASDARLDTRRASDSSLDTRRAGDARLDTRRASDSSLDTRRASDARLDTRRAGDARLDTRRASDSSFDTRRASDARLDARRASDARLDARRASDSSLDTRRSSDARLDTRRSSDSRLDTRRASDARPDTRRASDSSLDTRRTSDSSLDTRRTSDSRLDTRRATEEVCLDTRKAAEENTLDSKTTPDTRPVTRRATDARRHETRTAADDRYITTSRATPAKHFSARNTEEIRSDRRRNSVAQSTQRKVPGVLSLGMKLSDESLEAVMIRSYQGHDSRRSVEDMSFKNSHGSWSPESAVFHLRQDETKQYKEEKSLGDVMLTGLWTGLASLALYHAHTSKVALC, encoded by the exons ATGGTAAGGGAGCGTGTGGGTGGGGCAGCCCTGCTACTGGTGGTCGTCAGCGGCGTCTCTTTGGTCCAGCTTTCTTGTGGCCTCAGACATGACCTTCCTGGCCACCAGGTCCTCCCTCTACACCCCACACT GCTGTCTGGCGTCGTCTCTCTAACCCACGAGGACCAAGATGGCCGAGTTTTCCTCAACTCTGATGGCGGCCAAACTCTTCGGGACTTGAGCCCTGGACGCCTCCAGCACACAAGGAAGTCGGAGGACCTGTCTGAAGGCCTTAGTGGGGACCATGTTGACACTCGTCCTCAAGCTCCATGGCTTGGCCATCGACTTGTTAAGCAACGACGAACTGAAGGTCGACAGCAAGTCGAGTCTCGCCATACTGAAAGTCGAAGACATGATGCCCGATTAGCTGAGGGTCGTAGAGTTGACGCCAGACTAGTTGAGCACCGACGACTTGACGTCAGACTAGTTAAACATCGTCGAGATGACGCCCGACTAGTTGAAGGTCGTCGAGTTGACGCCAAAGTTGTCGAGAGTCGTCGAGTTAACGTCCAACTAGCAGACAGTCGGGGCACTAATGCCCGATCAGATGAGAGACAACTCTTTTCCCATAAAGCCAGGCAGGAACGACTAGATACCCGACAAGACAGTACACGCCTGGACACGAGGACTCCTGAAGCAACTTATCTTCACAGGAAGAGGTCCACTGAAACTATGCTACCTGACACAAGGAGGGCCAGTGACGCTCGTCTTGACACAAGGAGGGTCAGTGACGCTCGTCTTGACACAAGGAGGGTCAGTGACGCTCGTCTTGACACAAGGAGGGTCAGTGACGCTCGTCTTGACACGAGGAAGGTCAGTGACGCTCGTCTTGACTCAAGGAAAGCCAGTGACGCTCGTCTTGACGCAAGGAGGGCCAGTGACGCTCGTCTTGACGCAAGGAGGGCCAGTGACGCTCGTCTTGACACAAGGAAGGCCAGTGACGCTCGTCTTGACACAAGAAAGGCCAGTGACGCTCGTCTTGACGCAAGGAGGGCCAGTGACGCTCGTCTTGACACAAGGAGGGCCAGTGACGCTCGTCTTGACACAAGGAAGGTCAGTGACGCTCGTCTTGACTCAAGGAAAGCCAGTGATGCTCGTCTTGACGCAAGGAGGGCCAGTGACGCTCGTCTTGACACAAGGAGGGCCAGTGACGCTCGTCTTGACACAAGGAAAGCCAGTGACGCTCGTCTTGACACAAGGAGGGCCAGTGACGCTCGTCTTGACGCAAAGAGGGCCAGTGACGCTCGTCTTGACACCAGGAGGGTCAGTGACGCTCGTCTTGACACAAGGAGGGCCAGTGACGCTCGTCTTGACGCAAGGAGGGCCAGTGACGCTCGTCTTGACACAAGGAGGGTCAGTGACGCTCGTCTTGACTCAAGGAGGGCCAGTGACGCTCGTCTTGACATAAGAAGGGCCAGTGACGCTCGTCTTGACACAGGGAGAGCCAGTGACGCTCGTCTTGACTCAAGGAGGGCCAGTGACGCTCGTCTTGACACAAGGAGGAGCAGTGACGCTCGTCTTGACACAAGGAGGGCCAGTGACGCTCGTCTTGACGCAAGGAGGGCCAGTGACGCTCGTCTTGACACAAGGAGGAGCAGTGACGCTCGTCTTGACTCAAGGAGGGCCAGTGACGCTCGTCTTGACACAAGGAGGGCCAGTGACGCTCGTCTTGACGCAAAGAGGGCCAGTGACGCTCGTCTTGACACCAGGAGGGTCAGTGACGCTCGTCTTGACGCAAGGAGGGCCAGTGACGCTCGTCTTGACACAAGGAGAGCCAGTGACGCTCGTCTTGACGCAAAGAGGGCCAGTGACGCTCGTCTTGACTCAAGGAGGGTCATTGACGCTCGTCTTGACGCAAGGAGGGCCAGTGACGCTCGTCTTGACACAAGGAGGACCAGTGACGCTCGTCTTGACGCAAGGAAGACCAGTGACGCTCGTCTTGACGCAAGGAAAGCCAGTGACGCTCGTCTTGACACAAGGAGGACCAGTGACGCTCGTCTTGACGCAAGGAAAGCCAGTGACGCACGTCTTGACACAAGGAGGGCCAGTGACGCTCGTCTTGACGCAAAGAGGGCCAGTGACGCTCGTCTTGACACAAGGAGGGCCAGTGACGCTCGTCTTGACACAAGGAGGGCCAGTGACTCCAGTCTTGACACAAGGAGGGCCAGTGACGCTCGTCTTGACACAAGGAGGGTCAGTGACGCTCGTCTTGACGCAAGGAGGGTCAGTGACGCTCGTCTTGACGCAAGGAGGGCCAGTGACGCTCGTCTTGACACAAGGAGGGCCAGTGACGCTCGTCTTGACACAAGGAGGGTCAGTGACGCTCGTCTTGACGCAAGGAGGGTCAGTGACGCTCGTCTTGACGCAAGGAGGGACAGTGACGCTCGTCTTGACGCAAGGAGGGTCAGTGACGCTCGTCTTGACGCAAGGAGGGCCAGTGACGCTCGTCTTGACACAAGGAGGGCCAGTGACTCCAGTCTTGACACAAGGAGGGCCGGTGACGCTCGTCTTGACACAAGGAGGGCCAGTGACTCCAGTCTTGACACAAGGAGGGCCAGTGACGCTCGTCTTGACACAAGGAGGGCCGGTGACGCTCGTCTTGACACAAGGAGGGCCAGTGACTCCAGTTTTGACACAAGGAGGGCCAGTGACGCTCGTCTTGACGCAAGGAGGGCCAGTGACGCTCGTCTTGACGCAAGGAGGGCCAGTGACTCCAGTCTTGACACAAGGAGGAGCAGTGACGCTCGTCTTGACACAAGGAGGAGCAGTGACTCTCGTCTTGACACAAGGAGGGCCAGTGACGCTCGTCCTGACACAAGGAGGGCCAGTGACTCCAGTCTTGACACAAGGAGAACCAGTGACTCCAGTCTTGACACAAGGAGAACCAGTGACTCTCGTCTTGACACAAGGAGGGCCACTGAAGAAGTATGTCTTGACACAAGGAAAGCTGCTGAAGAGAACACTCTTGATTCAAAGACCACCCCCGACACACGTCCTGTTACAAGGAGGGCCACTGACGCTAGGCGACATGAGACAAGGACAGCCGCTGATGACCGGTACATTACCACAAGCAGGGCCACTCCGGCTAAACATTTTAGCGCGAGGAATACTGAAGAAATACGCTCCGACAGGAGGAGGAACTCGGTGGCTCAGAGTACACAAAGGAAGGTCCCTGGAGTGTTGTCTCTTGGTATGAAGCTCTCAGATGAGTCGCTGGAGGCTGTAATGATCCGTTCCTATCAAGGACATGACTCACGACGCTCTGTAGAAGACATGAGCTTTAAAAACTCGCAC GGTTCTTGGTCCCCGGAGTCTGCGGTCTTCCACCTCAGACAAGATGAGACAAAGCAATATAAAGAAGAGAA GAGTTTGGGAGATGTGATGCTGACAGGTCTGTGGACGGGTCTGGCATCTTTGGCTCTGTACCACGCCCACACCTCCAAGGTGGCACTGTGTTGA